In the Marinomonas algicola genome, one interval contains:
- a CDS encoding aminotransferase class III-fold pyridoxal phosphate-dependent enzyme: MSEFWSNVLQQVWGIDAKLSLLNGECDLNLLATGQQNYVLKVMRPDCKESFVDMQCQTFNHLRQLAPDLPIPAIIKTRKGTLHTYVNDENGVERIVWLLEKIEGVTYAHFGAKSNDLIRELGVTVGEMDKALHDFTHPALIRNFKWNLCQAQWITDHINVIQLASRHALIQHIIEDYQSIYPSLLTLPQRAIHNDVNDYNILIQGSLTQAAKVSGIIDFGDMCAGPRVCDLAISAAYLVLDSEQPEHALEAFVSGYHSRYPLTSEEIEMLWPLLRMRLAVSVINSTLMSRENPDDPYIVISQTPAWNFLENNLLDGKMLNARLRVACDIPITDSASRITAWLKKKRGSFAQVLGQDLSDAPMHSLSVEASTTPRNPFALTSLEARTVGECYTQKDGIWLGYYNEPRLIYTEETFRKGPYKASNRRTVHLGIDVFAPAETLVYTPLDAHIVCCVNRDDYLDYGGMVILSHISDEGDCFYTLYGHLDPASISDLQPGQPLPSGTPFAKLGFSDNNGGWHPHLHFQLAITLDGIGHDWQGVADPDELTMWNEVFPNPASLLNLNDEKTQFVPVQKADILKQRKAKFGENLKLTYSDPVMFMRGWRHHLFDEWGRPYLDSYNNVPHVGHAHPRIQQVAADQLLRMNSNTRYLHPTQIAFADKIVSRMPKSLDVCFFVNSGTEANELALRLARAHTGGKDMITPNHGYHGNTTGAIDISAYKFNAKGGVGQADWVQLIDVADDYRGRYRKDDPQCAEKYAQQVDTALSNIQQRQGKLAGFIAETFPSVGGQIIPPQGYLKSVYNRIRAAGGVCIADEVQTGLGRLGEHYFAFEQQQVVPDIVVLGKPIGNGHPIGVLITTRAIADSFAQGPEYFSTFGGSNLSCRMGKEVLDIVDDENLMDNARQMGNLLLNGLRLLKDKYDIVGDVRGQGLFIGLDLVTDKVTRTPGTDIADYVKNRMRENRILMGTEGPADNILKIRPPLSIEHQDAIMILNVMDKILAEAQSLINMNK; this comes from the coding sequence ATGTCTGAGTTTTGGAGTAATGTATTACAGCAAGTTTGGGGTATAGATGCTAAATTGAGCTTATTAAATGGAGAGTGTGATCTTAATTTACTGGCCACTGGTCAGCAAAATTATGTGTTAAAAGTCATGCGCCCCGATTGCAAAGAAAGCTTTGTTGATATGCAATGCCAAACCTTCAATCATTTGCGTCAACTCGCTCCAGATTTACCTATCCCTGCTATTATCAAGACACGAAAAGGTACGTTACACACATATGTTAACGATGAAAATGGCGTAGAACGCATCGTTTGGTTACTTGAAAAAATTGAAGGCGTAACGTATGCGCACTTCGGAGCAAAAAGTAATGACCTTATTCGCGAATTAGGCGTTACTGTTGGAGAGATGGATAAAGCATTACATGACTTTACTCATCCAGCATTGATTCGCAATTTTAAATGGAATCTTTGTCAAGCCCAGTGGATTACCGATCATATAAATGTCATTCAATTGGCCTCACGCCATGCCCTAATTCAACACATTATCGAAGATTATCAATCCATCTACCCTTCTCTCCTTACGCTTCCACAAAGAGCCATTCACAACGATGTAAATGATTACAACATTCTTATTCAAGGTTCATTGACTCAAGCGGCGAAAGTGAGTGGTATTATCGATTTTGGCGATATGTGCGCAGGCCCTAGAGTTTGTGACTTAGCCATCAGTGCGGCCTATCTAGTATTGGATTCTGAGCAACCAGAACACGCACTGGAAGCATTCGTTAGCGGTTATCATAGTAGATACCCTCTAACGTCAGAAGAAATAGAGATGCTATGGCCTCTATTACGCATGCGCCTTGCGGTCAGTGTTATTAACTCAACGCTCATGTCACGAGAAAATCCAGATGACCCATACATTGTGATCAGTCAGACTCCAGCATGGAACTTTTTGGAAAATAATCTATTAGATGGCAAAATGCTCAATGCACGTCTGCGCGTTGCATGCGACATCCCCATTACAGACAGCGCATCTCGAATTACGGCTTGGTTAAAGAAAAAGCGTGGTAGTTTCGCTCAAGTATTGGGGCAAGACCTGTCTGATGCACCTATGCATTCTCTATCTGTAGAAGCCTCTACCACACCGCGTAACCCCTTCGCGCTTACCTCGCTAGAAGCACGCACTGTTGGTGAATGTTACACCCAAAAAGACGGTATTTGGCTAGGGTACTACAATGAACCTCGCCTGATATACACTGAAGAAACGTTTCGAAAAGGCCCCTACAAAGCCAGCAACCGACGTACTGTGCATTTAGGGATAGATGTATTTGCCCCCGCTGAGACCTTGGTATACACACCATTGGATGCTCACATTGTTTGCTGTGTGAATCGCGATGACTATCTTGACTATGGCGGTATGGTCATTCTTAGCCATATCAGCGATGAAGGCGATTGCTTTTATACGTTATACGGTCATTTAGACCCCGCTTCCATTAGTGATTTACAGCCTGGACAGCCCCTTCCCAGTGGAACCCCTTTTGCAAAATTAGGATTTTCTGACAACAACGGGGGATGGCACCCTCACTTGCACTTTCAGTTAGCCATAACGTTAGATGGAATTGGCCACGATTGGCAGGGCGTTGCTGACCCGGATGAGTTAACCATGTGGAACGAGGTGTTCCCTAACCCGGCCTCATTATTAAATCTCAACGACGAAAAAACGCAGTTTGTCCCGGTTCAAAAAGCAGACATACTCAAACAACGCAAAGCTAAGTTTGGCGAAAATTTAAAATTAACCTACTCCGATCCTGTCATGTTTATGCGGGGTTGGCGACATCATTTGTTTGATGAATGGGGCCGCCCTTATTTAGATAGCTACAACAATGTACCTCATGTAGGGCATGCACACCCACGCATTCAGCAAGTTGCGGCGGATCAGTTGCTACGAATGAACTCCAACACTCGATATTTACATCCAACACAGATTGCTTTTGCCGATAAAATAGTAAGTCGAATGCCTAAGAGTTTAGATGTTTGTTTTTTTGTTAACTCTGGCACCGAAGCCAACGAATTAGCATTACGCTTAGCTCGAGCTCATACAGGGGGTAAAGATATGATCACCCCAAATCATGGTTATCATGGCAATACGACAGGCGCGATTGATATATCCGCTTATAAATTCAACGCTAAAGGCGGTGTCGGTCAAGCGGATTGGGTACAATTAATTGATGTTGCCGATGATTATCGTGGACGCTATCGAAAAGATGATCCTCAATGTGCAGAAAAGTACGCACAACAAGTAGATACGGCCTTGTCAAACATTCAACAAAGACAGGGTAAACTCGCTGGCTTTATTGCAGAGACGTTTCCAAGTGTAGGCGGTCAAATTATCCCTCCACAAGGTTATCTGAAAAGTGTTTATAACCGTATCCGAGCCGCTGGCGGTGTATGTATTGCAGATGAAGTGCAAACTGGCTTAGGTCGTTTAGGAGAGCATTATTTTGCTTTTGAACAACAGCAAGTCGTTCCAGACATTGTTGTACTAGGAAAACCGATTGGTAACGGTCACCCAATTGGCGTCCTAATAACCACTCGGGCGATCGCAGATAGCTTTGCCCAAGGGCCTGAATACTTTTCTACTTTTGGGGGTTCTAATCTATCCTGTAGAATGGGCAAAGAAGTACTTGATATCGTCGATGACGAAAACTTAATGGACAACGCACGGCAAATGGGCAACCTACTTCTTAATGGGTTACGCCTCCTAAAAGACAAGTACGACATTGTGGGTGACGTACGTGGACAAGGGCTATTTATCGGGCTGGACTTGGTCACAGATAAAGTCACTCGCACGCCTGGTACCGATATCGCTGATTACGTCAAAAATCGCATGCGAGAAAATCGAATTTTAATGGGAACTGAAGGCCCAGCCGATAATATCCTTAAAATTCGGCCTCCTCTTAGTATTGAGCATCAAGATGCTATAATGATCCTCAATGTTATGGATAAAATACTGGCAGAAGCTCAAAGCTTAATAAATATGAATAAGTAA
- a CDS encoding type 1 glutamine amidotransferase domain-containing protein has product MKILMVLTSHDKLGNTGNKTGFWLEEFASPYYQFVDNGAEIVIASPLGGQPPLDPSSEGADFQTTSTERFNSDVAAQKHLASTVRLDSINESDFDAVFYPGGHGPLWDLTEDKHSIDLIESTYKQGKPLGLVCHASGALRHAKNTDGSFLVKDKRVTGFTNTEEDAVQLTAIVPYLVENVLKENGGLYTKGADWESHIEVDGNLITGQNPASSEAAAQAMMALLKA; this is encoded by the coding sequence ATGAAAATTTTAATGGTATTAACATCACACGACAAGCTTGGCAATACAGGTAACAAAACAGGTTTCTGGCTAGAAGAGTTTGCTTCACCTTATTATCAGTTTGTGGATAACGGCGCAGAAATCGTTATTGCTTCACCACTGGGTGGACAGCCACCATTAGATCCAAGCAGTGAAGGTGCCGACTTTCAAACAACAAGCACCGAGCGATTTAACAGCGATGTCGCTGCGCAAAAACATCTCGCCAGTACTGTGCGTCTAGACAGCATTAATGAATCCGACTTTGATGCCGTTTTTTACCCAGGAGGTCATGGACCACTTTGGGATCTTACTGAAGACAAACACTCTATTGATCTTATTGAAAGCACTTACAAGCAAGGCAAACCTCTTGGCCTAGTTTGCCATGCATCTGGTGCGCTTCGACACGCAAAAAATACCGACGGTAGTTTTTTAGTCAAAGACAAAAGGGTAACCGGGTTCACCAACACCGAGGAAGACGCCGTTCAACTAACCGCTATCGTGCCTTATTTAGTTGAAAATGTACTAAAAGAAAATGGTGGCCTTTATACAAAAGGCGCTGACTGGGAAAGCCACATTGAAGTTGATGGCAACCTAATAACAGGTCAAAACCCAGCGTCATCTGAAGCGGCAGCACAAGCTATGATGGCATTATTAAAAGCTTAA
- a CDS encoding NADP-dependent oxidoreductase, producing the protein MQNQLNKRIVLASRPVGKPSADHFRLEETSIPTPSTGEVLLRTVYLSLDPYMRGRMNDAKSYAAPVELDGVMVGATVCQVIESNNPKFSKGQWVLAYTGWQAYGLSDGNDLMPLGDNPTNPSFALGVMGMPGFTAYMGLLDIGQPKTGDTLVVAAVTGPVGATVGQIGKLKGCYVVGVAGGAEKCRYAVDVLGFDACIDHYSDDFSEQLAKACPKGIDVYFENVGGKVFDAVLPLLNTGARVPVCGLISQYNATELPQGPDRMSMLVGTLLVKRIKMQGFIIFDDYGHRYNEFAKDMSQWLSEGKIQYREQIINGLDKAPEAFMGLLEGKNFGKLAIKVNEAI; encoded by the coding sequence ATGCAAAATCAATTAAATAAACGAATTGTCTTAGCGTCACGCCCAGTTGGAAAACCATCGGCAGACCATTTTCGATTAGAAGAAACAAGCATCCCAACGCCTTCTACTGGAGAGGTATTACTGCGTACTGTCTATTTGTCATTAGACCCTTATATGCGTGGCCGCATGAATGACGCCAAATCCTACGCCGCCCCTGTAGAGCTCGATGGGGTCATGGTCGGAGCAACCGTGTGCCAAGTAATAGAGTCAAATAACCCTAAGTTTTCTAAGGGTCAATGGGTTTTAGCTTACACCGGTTGGCAAGCCTACGGTTTATCAGATGGAAATGACCTCATGCCATTAGGAGACAACCCAACTAACCCATCATTTGCACTTGGCGTCATGGGAATGCCCGGTTTTACCGCTTATATGGGGTTACTGGACATTGGCCAACCAAAAACAGGAGATACATTAGTCGTTGCGGCGGTGACAGGCCCTGTAGGCGCAACAGTTGGCCAAATAGGTAAACTAAAAGGATGTTACGTTGTTGGTGTGGCTGGTGGTGCAGAAAAATGTCGATACGCGGTTGACGTATTAGGTTTTGACGCTTGCATCGATCATTACAGTGATGACTTTAGCGAGCAATTGGCCAAAGCTTGCCCCAAAGGTATAGACGTCTATTTTGAAAATGTAGGCGGCAAGGTATTTGATGCCGTATTACCTTTGCTTAATACCGGAGCCCGCGTACCAGTATGTGGCTTGATCTCTCAATACAATGCCACAGAGCTTCCACAAGGCCCGGACAGAATGTCTATGCTTGTAGGCACTTTGTTGGTAAAACGGATCAAAATGCAAGGCTTTATTATATTTGATGATTATGGACACAGATACAATGAGTTCGCTAAAGATATGAGCCAATGGTTATCCGAAGGGAAAATTCAATATCGTGAACAGATAATTAACGGTTTAGACAAAGCACCAGAAGCCTTTATGGGTCTTTTAGAAGGTAAAAACTTTGGCAAGCTGGCCATTAAGGTTAACGAAGCAATTTAA
- a CDS encoding TetR/AcrR family transcriptional regulator produces MKTITRDTKQHILATGYQLISAKGFVAVGLSEILNAADIPKGSFYHYFKSKEQFGEALIQHYFDDYKLRLNQLFHANEENAYTKMHRYWQSWLTSQSHSCSSQKCLVVKLSAEVSDLSEPMRLSLFKGTQLVQRALSDCIKQGIADNSIQQVNADDTAKLLYNLWIGASLMTKLSKDDSSLKQAMSITESMLNNAKQ; encoded by the coding sequence ATTTCTGCTAAAGGGTTTGTAGCGGTTGGATTGTCTGAGATCCTTAACGCCGCAGACATCCCTAAAGGCTCTTTTTATCATTATTTTAAATCTAAAGAGCAGTTCGGTGAGGCCTTAATACAGCACTATTTTGATGATTATAAACTAAGGCTTAACCAGCTTTTCCATGCTAATGAAGAAAATGCTTACACTAAAATGCATCGCTATTGGCAATCTTGGTTAACTTCCCAGTCCCATTCTTGCTCATCGCAAAAATGCTTAGTGGTTAAACTAAGCGCCGAAGTATCTGACCTCTCAGAACCGATGCGCCTTAGCCTTTTTAAAGGCACCCAGCTTGTGCAAAGGGCTTTGAGTGACTGCATAAAGCAAGGCATAGCAGATAACTCAATTCAACAAGTGAACGCCGATGACACGGCCAAACTGCTGTATAACTTATGGATAGGCGCAAGCTTAATGACCAAGCTCAGTAAAGATGACAGCAGTTTAAAACAAGCGATGTCCATAACAGAATCTATGCTAAATAACGCCAAGCAGTAA